In Vibrio celticus, one genomic interval encodes:
- a CDS encoding 3'-5' exonuclease, with translation MKSFLNYFHPLERIKRKRKQYLGTVKLPEALHDLVEQPCPEMTDLAKDSDYIVLDLETTGLDSEQDLILSMGWVDVVKGRIDLASAKHIYLNNDSQINAETAVINHITPQMLEEGASIHDAMLTFFEAAKGKIIVAHACVVEEKFISQYLLRCYGLRAIPLLWLDTLCIEKSMEKAISNHEEVDLTLAGTRERYGLPEYNSHNALADAVSTAELFLVQQKRVVPNDNVTVAFLYRISH, from the coding sequence ATGAAATCGTTTCTAAATTACTTTCATCCGCTTGAGCGAATTAAACGTAAACGTAAGCAATATCTGGGAACGGTTAAGTTGCCAGAAGCGTTACATGATCTCGTAGAGCAGCCATGCCCTGAAATGACGGACTTGGCCAAAGACAGTGACTATATCGTGTTGGATCTTGAGACCACGGGTCTAGACAGCGAACAAGATCTGATTTTGTCCATGGGTTGGGTCGATGTGGTCAAGGGGCGAATAGACTTAGCGTCCGCCAAACATATTTATCTGAATAACGATTCGCAGATCAACGCTGAAACCGCTGTTATCAACCATATTACGCCGCAAATGTTGGAAGAGGGCGCGTCTATTCATGATGCGATGCTGACATTTTTCGAAGCAGCAAAAGGCAAGATCATTGTCGCGCACGCTTGTGTGGTCGAAGAGAAGTTCATTAGCCAATACCTTCTTCGCTGCTACGGTTTACGAGCTATTCCTCTGCTTTGGCTTGATACCTTGTGTATTGAGAAAAGCATGGAGAAAGCGATCAGCAATCATGAAGAAGTCGATTTAACTCTGGCAGGGACTCGCGAAAGGTACGGGCTTCCTGAGTACAACAGCCACAATGCATTAGCCGATGCCGTTTCGACAGCGGAATTGTTTTTGGTTCAGCAGAAGCGAGTTGTCCCTAACGATAATGTGACCGTTGCCTTTCTCTATCGGATTAGTCACTAG
- a CDS encoding DUF294 nucleotidyltransferase-like domain-containing protein, with product MPQSLLPNILQFIGQIDPFDKIPKQALRELASNVQITYLGKGDVVDLCESGKEKSLYIIRTGSMEQRKSDGVLRARLGSEDLFGFTFLDSEVNDEKGYRAVAIENTLLYVIPHSALQTLFKAFPSCAEHFASQAQVRLKSALDVVWSNKEKSLFIRKVEEVASGQVAIVKSEQTIQSVAVEMLHQRSPCAVIYEGETIVGLITDRDMTKRVIAHGVSTDSLISEVMTHSPLTVKPDDLVLHAASIMMQFNIRNLPVVKENKVVGLLTTSHLVQNHRVQAIFLIEKIKYAGSVKTMSSFTSERQAIFEALVEGKVAPETVGKVMTMIMDAYTRRLIQIAIDKLGPPPCDFSWIVAGSHARNEVHMLSDQDSALVLADDATDSDRIYFKHLAMMVTNGLASCHYPLCPGKFMAATPKWCQPLSVWKHYYKKWVANPEYERLLNISVFLEIRTIYGNSEFEGILRDELHSNIRGNREFLSTLVKDAVNTNPPLGIFNSLVLEKSGENKKTLNVKKYAINLIIDLARIYGLAVECDLSATDERFAAANEKGMLSDDAFKNILGAYQFILSFRFGHQLEALKNGDVPDNNINPDSFGSFERKHLKDAFRIIADLQEAAKIRFGAR from the coding sequence ATGCCCCAGTCTCTACTGCCAAATATTCTTCAATTCATAGGTCAAATCGACCCATTCGATAAGATCCCTAAACAAGCACTTCGTGAACTTGCCTCTAACGTTCAAATTACTTATCTCGGTAAGGGAGATGTGGTTGATTTGTGTGAGTCGGGGAAGGAAAAATCGCTCTATATCATTCGAACGGGCTCTATGGAGCAACGAAAATCGGATGGTGTGCTTCGTGCTCGTCTAGGCAGTGAAGATTTGTTCGGCTTTACGTTCTTAGATTCTGAAGTCAACGACGAAAAAGGCTACAGAGCTGTCGCAATAGAAAACACCTTACTTTATGTGATTCCACACTCGGCACTTCAAACGCTTTTCAAAGCCTTTCCAAGTTGCGCAGAACACTTTGCTTCACAGGCGCAGGTTCGCTTGAAGTCGGCACTGGATGTGGTTTGGTCAAATAAAGAGAAAAGTCTATTCATTCGTAAAGTCGAAGAAGTAGCAAGCGGGCAGGTTGCGATTGTTAAGTCTGAGCAAACCATCCAGTCGGTTGCGGTTGAAATGCTTCATCAACGCTCACCTTGTGCCGTGATCTATGAAGGTGAAACCATTGTTGGTCTGATCACCGACCGAGACATGACTAAGCGAGTGATCGCCCACGGCGTGAGTACTGATAGTTTGATCTCTGAGGTAATGACGCACTCTCCACTTACTGTAAAACCGGATGATCTGGTGCTGCATGCGGCCTCTATCATGATGCAATTTAATATCCGGAACTTGCCCGTTGTGAAAGAGAATAAGGTCGTTGGTCTTCTTACTACGTCTCATTTGGTTCAAAACCACCGTGTTCAAGCGATATTCTTGATCGAGAAAATCAAATACGCGGGCAGCGTGAAAACCATGTCTTCGTTCACCTCAGAGCGACAAGCTATTTTTGAAGCGCTGGTGGAAGGTAAAGTGGCGCCTGAAACCGTCGGCAAGGTAATGACCATGATTATGGACGCCTACACCCGTCGATTGATTCAAATAGCGATTGATAAGTTAGGCCCACCACCGTGTGATTTCTCTTGGATCGTAGCCGGATCGCACGCACGTAATGAAGTGCACATGTTGTCGGACCAAGACAGCGCGCTTGTTCTTGCTGACGATGCAACCGACAGTGACCGTATTTACTTCAAACACTTAGCGATGATGGTGACCAACGGCTTAGCAAGCTGTCACTACCCATTATGTCCAGGTAAATTCATGGCTGCGACGCCAAAATGGTGTCAGCCACTCAGTGTATGGAAGCACTACTACAAGAAGTGGGTGGCTAACCCAGAGTACGAACGCTTGCTTAATATCAGTGTGTTCCTAGAAATTCGTACTATCTACGGCAACAGTGAGTTCGAAGGTATTCTTCGCGATGAGTTGCACAGCAATATTCGCGGTAACCGTGAGTTTTTAAGCACACTAGTGAAAGACGCGGTCAATACCAACCCGCCACTTGGCATCTTCAATAGCTTAGTGCTTGAGAAGTCAGGTGAGAATAAGAAAACGCTGAATGTGAAGAAGTACGCGATCAACTTGATTATCGACTTAGCGCGTATTTATGGTCTTGCTGTCGAGTGCGATTTGTCGGCGACAGACGAACGTTTCGCTGCTGCCAATGAAAAAGGCATGCTGAGCGACGATGCATTCAAGAACATTCTGGGTGCTTACCAGTTCATTCTCTCTTTCCGTTTTGGACATCAACTTGAAGCGTTGAAGAACGGGGATGTGCCTGACAACAACATCAACCCAGATAGCTTTGGTAGCTTTGAACGTAAACACTTGAAAGATGCCTTTAGGATCATTGCTGACCTTCAAGAAGCGGCGAAAATTCGTTTCGGAGCACGCTAA
- a CDS encoding FadR/GntR family transcriptional regulator gives MAGSFNSISGSKRSLHVQVAREIARGILSGKLPQGSIIPGEMALCEQFGISRTALREAVKLLTSKGLLESRPKIGTRVVDRAFWNFLDPQLIEWMDGLADTDQFCHQFLGLRRAIEPEACALAAQFASAEQRIELSGIFQQMVEISSEETLDQERWLDIDMKFHSLIFNATGNDFYLPFGNILTTMFVNFISHSSEEGSTCINEHRQIYEAIMAGNSDKARHASASHLLETNHRLPAAS, from the coding sequence ATGGCTGGCTCTTTCAATTCTATTTCAGGCTCTAAGCGAAGCCTTCATGTACAAGTTGCACGTGAAATCGCCCGTGGTATTTTGTCGGGCAAGTTGCCTCAAGGTTCTATTATCCCTGGTGAGATGGCTCTGTGTGAGCAATTTGGTATCAGTAGAACAGCATTAAGAGAAGCGGTTAAGCTTCTGACTTCAAAAGGCCTATTAGAATCTCGTCCTAAGATCGGTACTCGCGTTGTTGACCGTGCATTCTGGAACTTCTTAGATCCACAATTGATCGAATGGATGGACGGTTTGGCCGATACAGACCAATTCTGTCATCAGTTTTTGGGTTTACGCCGCGCGATTGAACCAGAAGCGTGTGCTTTAGCTGCTCAGTTCGCGAGTGCAGAGCAACGCATTGAGCTGTCTGGTATTTTCCAACAAATGGTAGAAATTTCTAGCGAAGAAACGCTTGATCAAGAGCGTTGGCTAGATATTGATATGAAGTTCCATAGCCTGATCTTCAATGCAACAGGTAACGACTTCTACCTTCCATTTGGTAACATCTTAACGACCATGTTTGTTAACTTTATTTCTCACTCTTCTGAAGAGGGAAGTACTTGTATTAACGAACACCGCCAGATTTATGAAGCAATCATGGCAGGTAATAGTGACAAAGCACGCCACGCGTCAGCAAGTCACCTGTTAGAAACAAATCACAGATTACCAGCCGCTAGTTAA
- a CDS encoding SDR family NAD(P)-dependent oxidoreductase — MFNDLKGKRILITGSTAGMGLATARVFAKYGAKIGINSRAFSPKVDDVLSELTALGGDVAFFPANLMDTLECERLVKEFTDHFGGMDVLINNAGGLGGRANLENIDDEFYERVMNLNVRSALMTTKFSIPHLRASAAESGQTSCVISTGSIAAREGGGVGAGIYAASKAWLHDIHRNWVKEFAQDNIRFNIVSPGTIDTAFHDGKSDDLKATIANNIPMGRFGHIDEVAPSFAFFASHACSGYITGQILDVNGGQITP; from the coding sequence ATGTTTAACGATTTAAAAGGCAAACGCATTCTAATTACTGGCTCTACTGCTGGTATGGGTTTAGCTACTGCACGTGTCTTTGCAAAATACGGCGCAAAAATCGGCATCAATAGTCGTGCTTTCAGCCCAAAAGTCGATGACGTTCTATCTGAACTTACCGCACTGGGTGGCGATGTTGCCTTTTTCCCTGCAAACCTAATGGACACATTAGAGTGCGAAAGGTTAGTCAAAGAGTTCACTGATCATTTTGGTGGCATGGACGTGTTGATTAACAACGCCGGTGGCCTTGGTGGTCGCGCCAATCTAGAAAATATCGATGATGAGTTTTATGAGCGCGTAATGAACCTTAATGTTCGCTCTGCGCTGATGACAACTAAGTTCTCTATCCCGCACTTACGCGCCTCTGCTGCTGAGTCCGGGCAAACATCTTGTGTGATTAGCACAGGATCTATCGCCGCTCGCGAAGGCGGTGGTGTTGGTGCAGGCATCTATGCCGCGTCTAAGGCTTGGTTACACGACATTCACCGAAATTGGGTGAAAGAGTTCGCGCAAGACAATATCCGTTTCAACATTGTTTCACCGGGCACTATCGACACCGCATTTCACGATGGCAAGAGCGACGATTTGAAAGCGACCATTGCTAACAACATTCCAATGGGACGCTTTGGCCATATTGATGAAGTTGCCCCTTCATTCGCTTTCTTTGCATCGCACGCTTGCAGCGGTTACATCACAGGTCAAATCCTAGATGTTAACGGCGGACAAATAACGCCCTAG
- a CDS encoding FadR/GntR family transcriptional regulator, with amino-acid sequence MSIFTLVEDSSRRIHVQVARQIARKILSGELEENQKLPSEMELCDIFGVSRTALRESTKLLSAKGLIESKPKVGTRIKPRTQWHFLDPQLLYWIQDLEDTKPFLSQFLGLRKAIDPEACALAATNATVEQRKELSILFQKMTIAANNFDYEEWTTNDHLFHQTIFLSTGNQFYIPFANILSTIFKQFIDHSAEGGRFCLEEHKAIYDAIMSGDAKQARIASQVLLDDENQKLSRVELAIA; translated from the coding sequence ATGTCAATATTTACATTGGTGGAAGATTCAAGCCGCCGAATTCATGTTCAAGTGGCGAGACAAATTGCTCGCAAGATCTTATCAGGCGAGTTAGAAGAAAATCAAAAGTTACCCAGCGAAATGGAGCTGTGCGATATCTTTGGAGTAAGCAGAACTGCCCTTCGAGAATCAACTAAGCTACTTTCGGCAAAAGGTTTAATCGAGTCGAAGCCAAAAGTGGGCACTCGTATCAAACCGAGAACACAGTGGCACTTCTTGGACCCGCAATTGCTGTACTGGATCCAAGATTTAGAAGATACCAAACCCTTCTTGTCTCAATTTTTAGGCTTAAGAAAAGCGATTGACCCGGAAGCTTGTGCACTCGCTGCAACTAATGCAACCGTTGAGCAACGCAAAGAGCTTTCGATTCTTTTCCAGAAGATGACTATCGCGGCAAATAACTTCGATTATGAAGAGTGGACGACCAACGATCACCTGTTTCACCAAACGATTTTCTTATCGACAGGTAATCAGTTTTACATTCCATTCGCCAATATTCTGTCGACTATCTTCAAGCAGTTTATCGACCACTCCGCTGAAGGCGGGCGCTTCTGTTTAGAAGAACATAAAGCGATTTACGACGCGATAATGTCAGGCGATGCCAAGCAAGCTCGAATTGCTTCTCAAGTCCTGCTAGACGATGAGAACCAAAAACTCTCTAGGGTTGAATTAGCCATCGCATAA
- a CDS encoding MATE family efflux transporter, with the protein MLFVSSQSYVRKNFSLAWPLALNGILMQSMLMIDTLLVSPLGEIPLAAMGIATTIVAFVLGIQMALANGTQLVLSRAVGSGIAASLSKAFWAGLFINLGVATLFWLLLTFFEQPLIQALTDDASLHLEISRYLDISKYIVIFTALTQVIIALFNALGRTKVPFKGYLIELPINAVLSYVLIHGFSNFEGIGVQGAALGSIIAITIRLLYLVLCVYLSSAISLKLDAQRSEFFTNVRRHFIEIFPVAANVTMLLIGATIYQLLYSQLNINAYVAITLVMPWIRAVSQFITAWAHSSAITISQAIGSKKMDDLVKNVDTSIDIAVVISFVCALLFAGLSLVIGDIYPNLDESTYQALAVIAPLYIFLPIVRGYNTVHGNVLRALGKTTAVFKINFTGQWVISIPLCALIIFGLDGSIFWAFAIQPFEEVVKAFPFRHLARKSLKEFDADKAKELMYD; encoded by the coding sequence GTGTTGTTTGTGTCTTCGCAATCGTACGTAAGGAAAAATTTCTCTCTCGCCTGGCCCCTCGCCTTAAACGGTATCTTGATGCAGTCGATGTTGATGATCGACACGTTGCTGGTTTCTCCTCTTGGTGAAATCCCTTTAGCTGCAATGGGGATTGCGACGACTATCGTTGCCTTTGTACTGGGAATTCAAATGGCGCTGGCAAACGGTACTCAGTTAGTATTAAGCCGCGCAGTGGGCTCTGGCATCGCCGCGTCATTATCTAAAGCATTTTGGGCAGGGTTATTTATCAACCTTGGCGTAGCAACACTGTTTTGGCTTCTACTTACTTTTTTCGAACAACCCTTGATTCAAGCATTAACAGACGACGCTTCCCTTCACTTAGAAATCAGCCGCTATCTAGATATCTCGAAATACATCGTCATTTTCACAGCACTGACGCAAGTGATCATTGCTTTATTTAATGCACTAGGCAGAACTAAAGTCCCATTCAAAGGTTACTTAATTGAACTGCCTATCAATGCTGTACTCTCATATGTGCTGATTCATGGTTTTTCTAATTTTGAAGGCATTGGTGTACAAGGTGCCGCATTAGGCAGCATCATTGCAATAACGATCCGCTTGCTGTATCTGGTTTTGTGCGTGTATTTAAGCTCAGCGATTTCACTCAAATTAGATGCTCAGCGATCTGAATTCTTTACTAACGTTCGCCGTCACTTTATCGAAATATTCCCCGTAGCAGCGAACGTGACCATGCTTTTGATTGGCGCAACGATATATCAATTGTTGTATTCGCAACTTAACATCAACGCTTACGTAGCGATTACTTTGGTGATGCCTTGGATCAGGGCTGTCTCTCAATTTATTACCGCTTGGGCTCACTCTTCCGCGATTACTATCAGCCAAGCGATTGGCTCCAAAAAGATGGATGACCTAGTCAAAAACGTCGATACCAGTATCGATATTGCAGTCGTCATTTCTTTCGTTTGTGCACTCTTGTTCGCAGGATTAAGTCTGGTCATTGGTGACATTTACCCGAACTTGGATGAGTCTACCTATCAAGCATTGGCCGTTATCGCCCCACTCTACATATTCTTGCCAATTGTTCGTGGCTACAACACGGTTCATGGGAATGTATTAAGAGCACTAGGAAAAACGACCGCAGTCTTCAAAATCAACTTCACTGGTCAATGGGTAATTTCAATTCCATTGTGTGCATTGATCATCTTTGGTTTAGATGGCTCTATCTTTTGGGCCTTTGCTATCCAACCATTCGAAGAAGTCGTTAAAGCTTTCCCATTCCGTCACTTAGCTCGTAAGTCTCTTAAAGAGTTTGATGCCGATAAAGCCAAAGAGTTGATGTATGACTAA
- a CDS encoding nitroreductase family protein, with protein MHDIIQDLHKRYTVKKYDPSKRISSEKIEIIKEAIRLSASSINSQPWKFILIESEEAKQRFHDTFAIKFQFNQHHAIESSHIILFAYDPNYTKDKYAHRVNVEVESGHLPAEMYDNMLNGGYAFADLNTDDNGFNGNWTKAQLYLALGNALHVLARLEIGSTPMEGVDMDLIGQEFSEELDGHICEVALAMGYFLESEDYNHGLPKARLPQDEIFKVI; from the coding sequence ATGCATGACATTATTCAAGATCTTCACAAGCGCTACACCGTCAAAAAATACGATCCTAGCAAACGAATTTCTTCTGAAAAAATAGAGATCATCAAAGAAGCTATCCGCCTTTCTGCTTCTTCTATTAATTCACAACCGTGGAAATTCATTCTGATAGAGAGCGAAGAAGCCAAGCAACGCTTCCACGACACTTTCGCTATCAAGTTCCAGTTCAATCAACATCACGCAATTGAGTCATCGCACATCATTCTTTTTGCCTACGACCCAAACTACACCAAAGACAAATACGCTCACCGTGTGAATGTTGAAGTTGAATCTGGTCACTTACCTGCAGAAATGTACGACAACATGCTCAATGGCGGTTACGCTTTTGCAGACCTCAATACTGATGATAACGGCTTTAATGGTAACTGGACCAAAGCGCAACTTTACCTAGCATTAGGTAACGCCCTTCACGTTCTTGCGAGGCTTGAAATAGGTTCTACACCGATGGAAGGAGTCGATATGGACTTGATCGGACAAGAATTTAGCGAAGAGCTTGATGGGCACATCTGTGAAGTTGCGTTGGCAATGGGTTACTTCTTAGAGAGCGAAGACTACAACCACGGGCTACCAAAAGCACGACTCCCTCAGGATGAAATATTTAAAGTCATATAA
- a CDS encoding polysaccharide lyase family 7 protein, whose translation MFKKNMLAVALLSAVPIVSFANNGVSYPVPADKFDMHNWKITIPSDINEDGRVDEIEGVAMMSYSHSDFFHLDKDGNLVFEVQNQAITTKNSKNARSELRQMPRGADFSIDTADKGNQWALSSHPSASEYSAVGGTLEATLKVNHAAINAKYPEKYPAHSVVVGQIHAKKHNELIKAGTGYGHGNEPLKIFYKKFPDQEMGSVFWNYERNLEKKDPNRADIAYPVWGNTWENPAEPGEAGIALGEEFSYKVEVKGTMMYLTFETERHDTVKYEIDLSKGIDELDSPTGYAEDDFYYKAGAYGQCSVSDSHPVWGPGCGGTGDFAIDKKNGDYNSVTFSALKLNGK comes from the coding sequence ATGTTCAAAAAAAATATGCTTGCTGTAGCTTTGCTATCAGCAGTACCTATTGTGTCGTTTGCAAATAATGGTGTGTCTTACCCCGTACCTGCCGATAAATTCGATATGCATAATTGGAAAATAACCATACCTTCAGATATTAATGAAGATGGTCGCGTTGATGAAATAGAAGGGGTCGCTATGATGAGCTACTCACACAGTGATTTCTTCCATCTTGATAAAGACGGCAACCTTGTATTTGAAGTGCAGAACCAAGCGATTACGACGAAAAACTCGAAAAACGCGCGTTCTGAGTTACGCCAGATGCCACGTGGTGCTGACTTCTCTATCGATACTGCTGACAAAGGTAACCAATGGGCATTGTCTAGCCATCCATCAGCAAGCGAGTACAGTGCGGTTGGCGGCACACTAGAAGCGACACTAAAAGTGAATCACGCTGCGATTAACGCTAAGTACCCAGAAAAGTACCCAGCTCACTCGGTGGTTGTTGGTCAGATTCACGCTAAAAAACATAATGAGCTAATCAAAGCTGGAACTGGTTACGGGCATGGTAATGAACCACTAAAGATCTTCTATAAGAAGTTTCCTGACCAAGAAATGGGTTCAGTATTTTGGAACTATGAGCGTAACCTAGAGAAAAAAGATCCTAACCGTGCCGACATCGCTTACCCTGTGTGGGGTAACACTTGGGAAAACCCAGCGGAACCGGGTGAAGCGGGTATTGCTCTTGGTGAAGAGTTTAGCTACAAAGTGGAAGTGAAAGGCACCATGATGTACCTAACGTTTGAAACAGAACGTCACGATACGGTTAAGTATGAAATCGATCTGAGCAAGGGCATTGATGAGCTTGACTCACCAACGGGTTATGCTGAAGATGATTTCTATTACAAAGCGGGCGCATACGGCCAATGTAGTGTAAGCGATTCTCACCCTGTATGGGGCCCAGGTTGTGGCGGTACTGGCGATTTCGCTATCGATAAAAAGAATGGCGACTACAACAGTGTGACTTTCTCAGCGCTTAAGTTGAACGGCAAATAG
- a CDS encoding polysaccharide lyase family 7 protein — protein MKNLICLAAATSLSLGAYASDLGVPANSSKFKEILKVSKLQMSDPKGKPGNKKDYASKGEFDGVVFEHFYLDEPTQALVFKMAGYKNRSELRVNDNFKIDEPSKYHHLSAEFMPINPRDSVQNSEKKRDEMTYLQVHNKGTYYDGKQSSHGEGYIPHPLVRVVYDANRSGKTDWYWAIIKNNAVNCSSKSGNKGSAECKKAYIKLPLGPIAQKGSDKFDIYVGNQRLIINHNDSTVVNHDISYWKDMVSYYKAGVYNQFKNGESEAHFYKLAYSIKNKPVITD, from the coding sequence ATGAAAAACTTAATATGCTTAGCCGCAGCTACTTCACTTTCGTTAGGAGCGTATGCGTCCGATTTAGGAGTCCCTGCTAATTCCTCTAAATTCAAAGAGATTTTGAAAGTTTCTAAGCTGCAAATGTCTGACCCTAAGGGGAAGCCCGGGAATAAAAAGGACTATGCGAGTAAAGGTGAATTCGATGGGGTGGTCTTTGAACATTTTTATCTTGATGAACCGACTCAAGCATTAGTCTTTAAAATGGCGGGCTATAAAAACCGCAGTGAGCTCCGCGTTAACGACAACTTCAAAATTGATGAACCCAGTAAATACCACCATTTAAGCGCTGAGTTCATGCCTATTAACCCTCGTGATTCGGTTCAGAATAGCGAAAAGAAACGAGATGAAATGACGTACTTGCAAGTGCATAACAAGGGTACGTATTACGATGGCAAACAGAGTTCCCATGGCGAAGGATATATACCTCACCCGTTGGTTCGCGTGGTTTATGATGCTAATAGAAGCGGTAAGACCGATTGGTATTGGGCAATCATAAAAAATAATGCGGTTAACTGCAGCTCCAAGAGCGGAAATAAAGGGTCAGCGGAATGTAAGAAAGCTTATATAAAGTTACCGCTTGGCCCGATAGCTCAAAAAGGCTCGGACAAATTTGATATTTATGTAGGTAACCAAAGGTTAATCATCAACCATAACGACAGCACTGTAGTTAATCACGACATTAGCTATTGGAAGGATATGGTGAGTTATTATAAGGCTGGCGTTTATAACCAATTTAAGAATGGTGAAAGCGAAGCCCATTTCTACAAGTTAGCTTATTCAATAAAAAATAAACCTGTTATTACAGATTAG
- a CDS encoding oligogalacturonate-specific porin KdgM family protein: MKKMNMVAIAVATTLFAGMASATTLDYRYEYRAATDYTKTNGDEAHVDARHQHRVKLGHSFKLSDKWKHSTGLEVKFHTDDSYYDEDSGSVKNANSRSFYNGNWYIYGMEVENTATYKVDNNWYLQVGMPIAWDWDEPNYNDGDWKMKKVTFKPQFRVGYKADMGLTTAIRYRHEYADFRNHTQFGDKDSETGERLESAQKSKVTLTGSYKVESLPKLGLSYEANYVKSLDNVLLYNSDDWEWDAGLKVNYKFGSWKPFAEIWSSDISSSSKDREAKYRVGIAYSF, from the coding sequence ATGAAAAAAATGAATATGGTTGCTATCGCAGTGGCAACAACTTTATTTGCAGGAATGGCATCAGCGACAACACTTGATTACCGCTATGAGTATCGTGCAGCGACTGATTATACAAAAACCAATGGCGATGAAGCTCATGTCGACGCTCGCCACCAGCACCGTGTAAAACTAGGCCACAGCTTTAAGCTATCTGATAAGTGGAAGCACTCAACAGGTCTTGAAGTTAAATTCCATACTGACGACTCTTACTACGATGAAGATTCGGGTAGCGTAAAAAATGCCAACAGCCGAAGTTTCTACAATGGCAACTGGTACATTTACGGCATGGAAGTCGAAAATACTGCAACTTATAAGGTCGATAACAACTGGTACCTACAAGTTGGTATGCCAATCGCTTGGGACTGGGATGAGCCGAACTACAACGACGGCGACTGGAAGATGAAGAAGGTTACGTTCAAGCCTCAGTTCCGTGTTGGCTATAAAGCAGACATGGGCCTAACAACCGCAATTCGTTACCGTCATGAATATGCTGATTTCCGTAACCACACACAATTTGGTGACAAAGACTCTGAAACTGGTGAACGTTTAGAATCAGCTCAAAAGTCTAAAGTCACACTAACGGGTTCTTACAAAGTAGAATCTCTGCCGAAGCTTGGCCTTTCTTACGAAGCAAACTATGTAAAATCTTTAGATAACGTACTTCTTTATAATAGTGATGACTGGGAATGGGATGCTGGCTTAAAGGTAAACTACAAGTTCGGTTCTTGGAAACCTTTTGCTGAGATCTGGTCGTCTGATATCAGTTCATCTTCAAAAGATCGTGAAGCTAAATACCGTGTTGGTATTGCTTACTCATTCTAA